In a single window of the Elaeis guineensis isolate ETL-2024a chromosome 6, EG11, whole genome shotgun sequence genome:
- the LOC105060113 gene encoding protein ESSENTIAL FOR POTEXVIRUS ACCUMULATION 1 isoform X1, whose protein sequence is MADQNNAEFRRSLAVEPPPHQSPKDMQGSDNPMPLSPQWLLPKPGDNKLGVVSREFSPHHGNHPDAAKAPGNGEDLHNAGKKRDVFRPSLHDAETGRRDRWRDEERETNSAIRRDRWREGDKELGDARRIDRWSDNSSRHSVEARRPPPERWNDSGNREGNYDQRRESKWNTRWGPDDKESESWHEKWSDSSKDVEGSRDKGLPLLASHGKDINNHVKDTEREEHYSRSWRSNYSISRGRGEPSHHQSLTANKPSSMFGYGRGRVENGIPVSPSGRGRFNSSMSTLSSGPSRPYHLVTISDKSDGASGDSFSLRYSRMKLLDIYRMTEVKNFKMSLDGFIEVQSLTQEEPLEPLALSAPTPEESVILKGIDKGDIISSGLPQVSKDGSAGRNSVDTVPSKQTKLDSAINIPKADEVGANREVTRMESSSLHHVVPHISQSFGDHTHRSSHDWKDFSTEVGSITSDLSSSHLHKDMESEHKNSTSVTSSFYRDETHWENIEVLGYNSERKSDSKITRQLSGVLDQESKVNVLLGQEDPFSSRDMLPARKLQPHTSPEDLSLYYKDPQGQIQGPFSGSDLIGWFEAGYFGIDLQVRLASAPPDAPFSLLGDVMPHLRAKARPPPGFAVAKQSHVTEAFPREKFVSPSNIHAGLNELEFLKNEQRNRHDSATEAQSQFLESLMSGSMNSSPLENFAFPGGMHDHGRNTSGNLSAVGGEIGSDVNYLLAQRSLLDRQRSLSNTLPYWPGSDVSSVVPKLDMTSDPSKPPSKLLPAMGDNSHQILQSPQNVDLLSILHAAADKSPSPAVNSGVPSWSNFPDARSLGHIIHGGMEISQDTIDMHQDQHLPSRIGFGLQQQMLQPLNQPPLSHLCSRPGDHSSGLIPPDKLLSSELSQDPQLLNLLQQQYLLSQLQLPSQAPVPTQLALLDNLLLLKQQQKQEQQQQLLLQQQQHLLSQVLSGHHSHQHFGDASYGRAHDPIPAGNAPSDPLGHQRSLEVLQSNKQMPVHNLRDGQPSYLSSISVQGTQDASCLVSSGSSPLHLPHQIFDHTANSKAWDASLSRENENIPNSDSAATPVTDSLPLAEATEKSEKVVFVLQKNDHGLDENRTVHEPPLVSQTTDAMISASSGVVRSLESSENGPKSSDFVVCISDQVNVVNISSENVPECHIESPLTKEAKNVEIQEVKRSSEKKSKKQKNSKAQSFSEVGKGSSKTIACQRSNLDSGTEGSNAGGTESKGQADAAESLCVTSLGTGRENSVVSTNEPLDSQRSQRSSSKNTLANELVEAEQGEGTLTFNTQTTSSHRAWKPASGLKAKSLLEIQQEEQLRAQREIIASEGAAKVIPASSPLQTPWTGIVSNLERKSSKDTVPAGTNHSDLGNSENTLNSKSRKSQLHDLLAEEVLANSNEIDKDHVSNIKGSFLPPSPVVQFDASTVDDDDFVEAKDTKKSRKKASKAKGAGIKAPSSVGSADLSGPLIPADKGKSTRQVQQERETLPTPPTGPSLGDFVLWKGDQANTTPAPAWHTDSGRIQKSTSLREIQREQEKMSVSVQQQIPIPTPAKVQSNRSSRGSGSSWPVPGSSPSKAASPIQTTSHVSAQSKSGTEDDLFWGPLELAKQETKQSDFPSLNSNSRGVKGTSVKGAPGAASSRQKTSSGRSVEYSLSSSPAAGLSLAKGRRDSASKHSEAMDFRDWCEGEWVRLTGTDDTSFLEFCIKQSMSEAEMLLRENVGSLDRNHEFIDKFLKYKEFLSSDVIEMAFQARRTHSNTSGDSLGHGKLESSDIRDDAETEAGNEGAAKGGGKKKGKKGKKLNSSVLGFNVVSTRIMMGEIQSIED, encoded by the exons ATGGCCGACCAGAACAATGCCGAGTTCCGCCGCAGCCTCGCCGTGGAGCCTCCGCCGCATCAAAGCCCAAAAG ACATGCAAGGATCTGACAACCCTATGCCTCTTTCTCCACAATGGCTTCTACCAAAGCCTGGGGATAATAAGCTTGGAGTAGTGTCTCGG GAATTTAGCCCTCATCATGGTAATCACCCAGATGCTGCAAAGGCACCAGGAAATGGTGAAGACCTCCATAATGCTGGAAAGAAAAGGGATGTCTTCAGGCCTTCTCTGCATGATGCAGAAACTGGGCGTCGTGATCGCTGGAGAGATGAAGAAAGGGAAACAAACTCTGCAATTCGCCGAGATCGATGGAGGGAGGGAGATAAGGAACTTGGTGATGCTCGCAGGATCGACCGCTGGTCAGACAATTCATCTAGGCATTCTGTGGAAGCACGTCGTCCCCCACCTGAGCGGTGGAATGATTCGGGCAATAGGGAAGGCAATTATGATCAACGTCGTGAGAGCAAATGGAACACACGCTGGGGACCTGATGATAAGGAGTCAGAAAGTTGGCATGAAAAGTGGTCAGATTCTAGCAAAGATGTTGAGGGATCTCGTGACAAAGGATTGCCTCTTCTTGCTAGTCATGGAAAAGACATAAACAATCATGTAAAAGATACAGAGAGAGAGGAACATTATTCTCGTTCATGGAGGTCTAACTATTCCATTAGTCGTGGAAGAGGAGAGCCTTCTCATCATCAATCTCTGACAGCAAACAAACCATCCTCTATGTTTGGTTATGGTAGAGGGAGAGTGGAAAATGGGATTCCAGTCTCCCCTTCTGGTCGTGGGAGGTTTAACTCTAGTATGAGCACTCTAAGTAGTGGACCTTCACGTCCATATCATTTAGTAACTATTTCTGACAAGTCTGATGGTGCATCTGGAGATTCCTTTTCTCTGAGATATAGTAGAATGAAACTGCTTGACATATACAGGATGACTGAAGTGAAAAACTTTAAAATGTCTTTAGATGGATTTATTGAAGTTCAGTCTCTCACACAGGAAGAACCATTGGAGCCTCTGGCACTTTCTGCTCCTACTCCTGAAGAATCA GTCATTTTGAAAGGAATTGATAAAGGGGATATTATAAGCAGTGGACTGCCCCAGGTCTCTAAAGATGGTTCTGCTGGAAGGAATTCTGTGGATACTGTCCCATCTAAACAAACTAAATTAG ATTCAGCAATTAATATTCCAAAGGCAGATGAGGTGGGTGCCAATAGAGAAGTGACCAGGATGGAAAGCTCTTCATTACATCACGTTGTCCCCCACATATCTCAATCATTTGGAGACCATACTCACAGATCAAGTCACGATTGGAAGGATTTTTCTACTGAAGTTGGATCAATAACATCTGATTTGAGCAGTTCCCATCTCCATAAAGATATGGAATCTGAGCATAAGAATAGTACTTCTGTTACCTCATCTTTCTACAGGGATGAAACTCACTGGGAAAACATTGAGGTACTTGGTTATAATTCAGAAAGGAAAAGTGACTCCAAGATTACCAGGCAGTTATCTGGGGTCTTGGACCAAGAAAGTAAAGTAAATGTTTTGCTTGGTCAAGAAGATCCTTTCAGTTCTAGGGATATGTTACCTGCTAGAAAGTTGCAGCCACATACTTCACCAGAAGATCTATCCCTCTATTACAAAGATCCGCAAGGTCAAATTCAAGGTCCATTTTCTGGAAGTGATCTGATTGGGTGGTTTGAGGctggatattttggcattgactTGCAGGTTCGGCTTGCAAGTGCTCCACCTGATGCTCCTTTCTCATTACTTGGAGATGTTATGCCACATCTACGAGCAAAGGCAAGGCCTCCACCTGGGTTTGCTGTAGCCAAGCAGAGCCATGTAACAGAGGCATTTCCGAGGGAAAAATTTGTCAGCCCTAGTAACATCCATGCAGGTTTGAATGAGCTTGAGTTTCTTAAGAATGAGCAAAGAAACAGGCATGATAGTGCAACTGAAGCACAGAGTCAGTTCTTAGAGTCACTCATGTCTGGTAGCATGAACAGTTCTCCATTGGAAAATTTTGCTTTCCCTGGAG GTATGCATGACCATGGAAGGAATACTTCTGGAAATTTGTCCGCAGTGGGAGGAGAAATTGGAAGTGATGTGAATTACCTCTTGGCCCAGAGAAGTTTGTTGGACAGGCAGAGGTCATTATCCAATACTCTTCCATATTGGCCGGGGAGCGATGTATCATCTGTGGTGCCAAAGTTGGACATGACCTCAGACCCTTCCAAACCACCTTCAAAATTGCTGCCTGCAATGGGAGACAATTCTCATCAAATTCTACAATCCCCTCAGAATGTGGACTTGTTGTCTATCCTTCATGCTGCAGCAGATAAATCTCCATCACCGGCTGTTAATTCTGGTGTACCTTCGTGGTCAAACTTTCCTGATGCACGATCTCTGGGTCATATCATTCATGGAGGCATGGAGATCTCCCAAGATACGATAGACATGCACCAGGATCAGCATCTTCCTTCCCGGATTGGGTTCGGACTTCAACAGCAGATGTTGCAACCCCTAAATCAGCCACCTTTGTCTCATTTGTGCAGCCGACCTGGTGATCATTCTTCTGGGTTGATTCCACCTGATAAACTGCTTTCTTCTGAGTTGTCTCAAGATCCACAGCTGCTAAATTTACTGCAACAACAGTATCTATTGTCACAACTTCAGTTGCCTTCTCAGGCCCCTGTTCCCACTCAACTCGCTCTTCTGGACAACTTGTTACTGCTCAAACAGCAGCAGAAACaagagcagcagcagcagctatTGCTGCAGCAACAGCAACACCTGCTTTCCCAGGTCCTTTCTGGGCATCATTCTCATCAACATTTTGGTGATGCTTCTTATGGACGAGCACATGATCCTATTCCAGCAGGCAATGCTCCTAGTGATCCTCTTGGGCATCAAAGATCACTTGAGGTGCTTCAAAGCAATAAGCAGATGCCGGTCCATAATTTGCGTGATGGACAACCATCCTATCTTTCAAGTATCAGTGTGCAAGGTACCCAGGATGCCAGTTGCTTGGTGAGTTCTGGGTCTTCACCTCTGCACTTGCCTCATCAGATATTTGACCACACAGCAAATTCAAAGGCATGGGATGCTTCTCTTTCACGGGAGAATGAGAATATTCCTAACTCTGATTCTGCAGCAACACCAGTAACAGATAGTTTGCCTTTAGCAGAGGCCACAGAGAAGAGTGAAAAAGTGGTTTTTGTGCTGCAGAAGAATGACCATGGCCTGGATGAAAATAGAACTGTACATGAACCACCATTAGTGTCTCAAACTACTGATGCCATGATATCAGCTAGTTCTGGAGTAGTGAGAAGTCTTGAATCTTCGGAGAATGGTCCAAAATCATCTGATTTTGTGGTCTGTATCTCTGATCAAGTTAACGTTGTGAATATTTCTTCAGAAAATGTTCCTGAATGCCATATTGAATCACCATTaacaaaagaagcaaaaaatgTAGAAATACAGGAGGTAAAGAGATCTtcagagaaaaaatcaaaaaagcaaAAGAATTCAAAGGCACAATCATTTTCAGAAGTTGGGAAGGGATCATCAAAGACAATTGCTTGCCAGAGGTCAAATCTAGATTCTGGAACTGAAGGTTCAAATGCTGGTGGAACTGAATCAAAGGGACAGGCAGATGCAGCAGAATCTCTTTGTGTGACTTCATTGGGAACAGGAAGAGAAAATTCTGTTGTATCTACCAATGAACCTTTGGATTCTCAAAGATCTCAGCGTTCATCTTCGAAAAATACTTTAGCCAATGAATTGGTGGAAGCTGAACAGGGAGAAGGAACATTGACATTCAATACACAGACAACTTCAAGTCATCGAGCTTGGAAACCTGCTTCAGGTCTCAAGGCGAAATCATTGTTAGAAATTCAACAGGAGGAACAGCTAAGGGCACAAAGAGAAATAATAGCTTCTGAAGGTGCTGCAAAGGTCATCCCTGCTAGCAGTCCATTACAAACTCCCTGGACTGGGATTGTTTCCAATTTGGAGCGTAAATCCAGTAAGGATACTGTTCCAGCTGGTACCAATCATTCTGATTTGGGGAACTCAGAAAATACACTGAATTCCAAGAGCCGGAAGAGCCAGTTGCATGATTTATTGGCAGAAGAAGTTTTAGCCAACTCAAATGAAATAGATAAAGATCATGTTAGTAATATTAAAGGGTCATTCTTGCCTCCTTCACCAGTTGTTCAATTTGACGCATCAACTGTTGATGATGATGATTTTGTTGAGGCAAAGGACACTAAGAAAAGCCGTAAAAAGGCATCCAAAGCCAAAGGTGCTGGGATTAAGGCCCCATCATCAGTTGGTTCAGCTGATCTTTCTGGTCCCTTAATTCCTGCTGACAAGGGTAAAAGCACTCGACAAGTGCAGCAAGAGAGAGAGACATTACCAACTCCACCCACTGGTCCATCTTTAGGAGATTTTGTTCTTTGGAAGGGGGATCAAGCAAACACCACACCTGCTCCAGCATGGCATacagattctggtagaattcagAAATCCACATCATTAAGAGAGATTCAGAGGGAACAGGAAAAGATGTCGGTGTCTGTCCAGCAGCAAATTCCAATACCAACCCCTGCAAAAGTCCAATCAAACCGCAGTAGTCGTGGAAGTGGATCATCTTGGCCAGTTCCTGGATCATCTCCTTCAAAGGCTGCATCACCCATTCAAACCACTTCACATGTTTCCGCTCAATCAAAATCTGGAACTGAAGATGATCTATTTTGGGGTCCTCTTGAACTAGCCAAACAGGAAACAAAGCA GTCAGATTTCCCATCCCTTAATTCTAACAGTCGGGGAGTTAAAGGCACCTCTGTGAAAGGAGCACCTGGTGCAGCATCAAGTCGTCAGAAGACATCAAGTGGCAGATCTGTGGAATATTCCCTTTCATCATCACCTGCTGCTGGTCTATCACTTGCAAAAGGGAGGAGGGATTCAGCAAGCAAGCATTCAG AGGCCATGGACTTCAGAGACTGGTGTGAGGGTGAGTGGGTCAGGCTAACCGGGACAGATG ATACGAGTTTTTTGGAATTTTGCATAAAACAATCAATGTCTGAGGCTGAAATGCTCCTGAGAGAAAACGTTGGTTCATTGGATCGCAACCATGAGTTCATTGATAAGTTCCTCAAGTACAAAGAGTTCTTATCATCTGATGTTATTGAAATGGCCTTCCAAGCTCGAAGAACCCACAGTAACACCAGTGGGGATAGTCTGGGACATGGTAAACTCGAAAGTTCAGACATCAGGGACGATGCAGAGACTGAAGCTGGAAATGAAGGAGCAGCCAAAGGGGGAGggaagaaaaaggggaagaaagggaagaagttgAATTCATCAGTTTTAGGATTTAACGTGGTTAGTACCCGAATAATGATGGGCGAGATTCAGAGCATAGAGGATTAG